In one Chelmon rostratus isolate fCheRos1 chromosome 7, fCheRos1.pri, whole genome shotgun sequence genomic region, the following are encoded:
- the LOC121609303 gene encoding putative gustatory receptor clone PTE03, producing MSTNASSLASLTLETLELSNAYVYPAFLFGTLTYLFIMFCNLLVLTSIAWSKKLHKPMFILLLNLPISDMVGATAFFPQLVHSIVTQNRLISYPACIIQAFLIHVYGAGNLLILSAMAYDRYVAICCPLRYNAIMTPHNLVKIIILIWFINFSTMVTLISLLARFKICRTNLVDLYCNNPSLLKLMCEDTRLNNYYGLFTIVILQGGPLSIIIYTYVQILRTCIMTNESDARRKAIQTCGSHVVVFLILQVNAFITLIAHRIEDVSPFLRRALGVSILVFPPFLDPIIYGLKTKELKQSIQIFLKRNVASSEL from the coding sequence ATGTCCACGAATGCATCTTCTTTAGCCTCACtaacactggaaacactggaatTATCTAACGCATATGTCTACCCGGCTTTTTTGTTCGGGACTTTAACGTATCTGTTTATCATGTTTTGCAACCTGTTGGTTTTAACCTCCATTGCTTGGAGTAAAAAGCTGCACAAGCCCATGTTTATCCTGCTGTTGAACTTGCCCATTAGTGACATGGTGGGTGCTACAGCTTTCTTCCCTCAGCTTGTTCACAGCATTGTGACGCAGAATAGACTCATCTCCTATCCTGCATGTATTATTCAGGCTTTTCTGATTCATGTTTATGGTGCAGGAAACTTGCTGATCTTGAGTGCCATGGCTTATGACAGATATGTCGCCATATGTTGTCCTTTGAGGTATAATGCCATCATGACTCCGCATAACTTAGTTAAAATTATTATCTTAATATGGTTCATAAATTTCTCAACCATGGTCACACTGATTTCGCTGCTTGCACGATTTAAAATCTGCAGGACAAATTTAGTCGATTTGTACTGTAATAATCCGTCACTGTTGAAACTGATGTGTGAGGACACCAGACTGAACAACTACTATGGATTATTTACTATAGTCATACTCCAAGGAGGACCACTGTCAATAATAATATACACATACGTGCAGATTTTACGTACATGTATTATGACTAATGAGTCTGATGCCCGGCGAAAAGCCATTCAGACATGTGGGTCACATGTAGTCGTTTTCCTAATCCTGCAAGTCAATGCTTTTATTACACTTATTGCTCATCGTATTGAGGATGTGTCGCCTTTTCTCAGAAGAGCTCTCGGTGTGTCGATTTTagttttccccccttttttggACCCGATTATATACGGACTGAAAACCAAAGAACTCAAGCAAAGTATACAAATTTTCCTAAAAAGAAATGTAGCTTCATCAGAGCTGTGA
- the LOC121609561 gene encoding olfactory receptor 52E8-like — protein MIYSNVTKMKSFSILGFPGLSPQYYGLVSALFFFIYLSIAVGNVFILAFVACEKSLQKPTYLVFCHLALNDLTFGTVTLPKIISKYWLDDGIISFYGCFAQMFFVHYLGSVTSFILLVMALDRFVAICIPLRYPALITNNIISVLCGFAWFIPLPLMVTIVLQALTLPFCKSNVIAQCYCDHISITSQACGEDVQIVQVTTLCMAMFCLLLPLAFILFSYVSIIVSILKMSNAAGRKKTLSTCSPQIFITCLFYLPRCFVYVANTVGFSFSLDIRILLILLYSLFPPAVNPIIYCFKTQDIKQTLIKKLKTSRIGIEVKFSF, from the coding sequence ATGATCTACTCCAATGTCACAAAGATGAAAAGCTTCTCCATCCTTGGATTTCCTGGACTTTCACCTCAGTATTATGGGCTTGTGTCAgctctgttcttcttcatctACCTTTCTATCGCAGTcggaaatgttttcattttagcaTTTGTTGCCTGTGAGAAGTCCCTGCAAAAACCGACATATCTGGTCTTTTGCCACTTGGCGCTGAATGACTTAACATTTGGCACCGTGACTCTCCCAAAGATCATATCAAAATACTGGCTGGATGATggcattatttcattttatggcTGTTTTGCACAGATGTTCTTTGTTCATTATTTGGGATCAGTGACTTCTTTCATCTTGTTGGTCATGGCTCTTGATCGATTTGTTGCCATATGTATCCCCCTGCGTTATCCAGCACTGATCACAAACAACATCATATCTGTGCTCTGTGGCTTTGCCTGGTTCATACCGCTGCCTTTGATGGTGACCATTGTTCTCCAAGCCCTCACTTTACCTTTCTGTAAGTCAAATGTCATTGCTCAGTGCTACTGTGACCACATTTCTATAACAAGTCAGGCGTGTGGTGAGGATGTTCAGATTGTACAGGTCACTACTCTCTGTATGGCCATGTTTTGTCTCTTGCTTCCTCTTGCATTCATCTTGTTTTCCTACGTTTCCATTATTGTGTCTATTCTGAAAATGTCCAACGCCGCAGGGCGCAAGAAAACCTTATCAACTTGCAGCCCACAGATATTCATCACATGTCTTTTTTACCTGCCCAGGTGTTTTGTTTATGTAGCAAATACTGTAGGATTTTCATTCAGCTTAGATATTCGCATTTTATTGATATTGCTGTACagtcttttccctcctgctgTTAATCCGATCATATATTGTTTCAAGACTCAAGACATCAAGCAGACTTTGATAAAGAAGCTGAAGACATCTAGGATTGGAATAGAGGTAAAATTTTCATTCTAA
- the LOC121609336 gene encoding olfactory receptor 52E8-like — protein MMIYSNVTKMKSFSILGFPGLSPQYYGLVSALFFFIYLSIAVGNVFILAFVACEKSLQKPTYLVFCHLALNDLTFGTVTLPKIISKYWLDDGIISFYGCFAQMFFVHYLGSVTSFILLVMALDRFVAICIPLRYPALITNNIISVLCGFAWFIPLPLMVAVVLHVLTLPFCKSNVIAQCYCDHISITSQACGEDVKIVAVTSLCMAMFCLLLPLAFILFSYVSIIVSILKMSNAAGRKKTLSTCSPQIFITCLFYLPRCFVYVANTVGFSFSLDIRILLILLYSLFPPAVNPIIYCFKTQDIKQMLMKRLKKTKIGIQIKLSY, from the coding sequence ATGATGATCTACTCCAATGTCACAAAGATGAAAAGCTTCTCCATCCTTGGATTTCCTGGACTTTCACCTCAGTATTATGGGCTTGTGTCAgctctgttcttcttcatctACCTTTCTATCGCAGTcggaaatgttttcattttagcaTTTGTTGCCTGTGAGAAGTCCCTGCAAAAACCGACATATCTGGTCTTTTGTCACTTGGCGCTGAATGACTTAACATTTGGCACCGTGACTCTCCCAAAGATCATATCAAAATACTGGCTGGATGATggcattatttcattttatggcTGTTTTGCACAGATGTTCTTTGTTCATTATTTGGGATCAGTGACTTCTTTCATCTTGTTGGTCATGGCTCTTGATCGATTTGTTGCCATATGTATCCCCCTGCGTTATCCAGCACTGATCACAAACAACATCATATCTGTGCTCTGTGGCTTTGCCTGGTTCATACCGCTGCCTTTGATGGTAGCTGTTGTACTCCATGTCCTCACTTTACCTTTCTGTAAGTCAAATGTCATTGCTCAGTGCTACTGTGACCACATTTCTATAACAAGTCAGGCGTGTGGTGAGGATGTTAAAATAGTTGCAGTCACTTCTCTCTGTATGGCCATGTTTTGTCTCTTGCTTCCTCTTGCATTCATCTTGTTTTCCTACGTTTCCATTATTGTGTCTATTCTGAAAATGTCCAACGCCGCAGGGCGCAAGAAAACCTTATCAACTTGCAGCCCACAGATATTCATCACATGTCTTTTTTACCTGCCCAGGTGTTTTGTTTATGTAGCAAATACTGTAGGATTTTCATTCAGCTTAGATATTCGCATTTTATTGATATTGCTGTACagtcttttccctcctgctgTTAATCCGATCATATATTGTTTCAAGACTCAGGACATCAAGCAGATGTTGATGAAGCGGCTGAAGAAAACTAAAATTGGAATACAGATAAAACTTTCATATTGA
- the LOC121609304 gene encoding olfactory receptor 52B2-like, with protein MDTLYNISSVLVVHRFSLSPETAFPAFLFATLSYMIILFSNLFLILTIVLNKSLHQPMYLILLNLPLNDLIGSSALLPQVMTQILTNSTTMPHSACVAQAFFIHIYAAGTVFILSAMAYDRYNAICCPLKYNAVMTNAHVMRIITVVWMGTLVLTGVLFILLLRLPRCRSELTHPYCDNPSLLALVCADTTVNNIYGLFTVALTQVIANGMILYTYLQILITCFRSKRSDTKSKALQTCATHLAVFLLLECLGLFTIISYRIKNISPHLRRFMGMSTLIFPPTFNPIIYGLKTKEIREKMQHFLRNKILPPL; from the coding sequence ATGGACACTCTGTACAACATATCGTCTGTTTTGGTGGTACATCGTTTCAGTCTATCCCCTGAGACTGCCtttcctgcatttctttttgCAACTCTGAGCTACATGATCATACTTTTCAGCAACCTTTTTCTGATCCTCACCATCGTACTGAACAAATCTCTGCATCAGCCCATGTATCTAATACTGCTGAACCTTCCCCTCAACGACCTCATAGGCTCCTCAGCTCTCTTACCACAGGTCATGACACAAATACTGACAAACAGCACCACGATGCCACACTCGGCATGCGTTGCCCAAGCCTTCTTTATCCACATCTATGCAGCAGGGACAGTGTTCATTCTCAGTGCTATGGCGTATGATAGGTACAATGCCATATGTTGTCCTTTGAAATACAATGCAGTTATGACAAATGCTCACGTTATGAGAATAATCACAGTTGTGTGGATGGGCACTCTGGTTTTAACGGGTGTGCTTTTTATCCTGCTGTTGCGTTTACCCCGCTGTCGATCTGAGCTGACACACCCCTACTGCGACAATCCAAGTTTGCTGGCTCTGGTCTGTGCCGACACGACCGTCAACAACATTTACGGGCTTTTCACAGTCGCTCTGACACAAGTCATAGCTAACGGGATGATCTTGTACACATATCTCCAGATCCTCATCACATGCTTCAGGTCCAAACGATCAGACACAAAATCCAAAGCTCTGCAGACGTGTGCCACACATCtagctgtttttctcctgttgGAGTGTCTGGGTCTTTTCACCATCATATCATACAGAATTAAGAACATTTCGCCACATTTGAGGAGATTCATGGGGATGTCCACGTTAATCTTCCCTCCGACGTTTAACCCAATCATCTACggactgaaaacaaaagaaattcGAGAGAAAATGCAGCACTTTTTAAGGAATAAAATCCTTCCACCTTTATGA
- the LOC121609308 gene encoding olfactory receptor 52K1-like, which yields MIYTNTTTVKDFMIIGFPGLDPAYYGPASALLLFTYLFILVGNIFILVFVGLERRLYKPTYLIFCHLAMNDLLFGTVTLPKMISRYWWDSKLISFGACFTQMYFVHSLGAIHSLLLLIMALDRFIAVFLPFKYPVLITNNNMSIACGLSWIGTFLRMMAIAYHALTLPYCDSNIIAQCYCDHISITNLACGEDVKYVQAVAVGFAMFSLLLPLSFVIFSYIFIFAVVMRMRSTEGRYKTLSTCTPQLVISCLYYLPRCFVYLAHAIGFSFSLDIRILLILLYSLLPCAVNPIIYCFKTKDIKDILMKRLKNAKVGMMQASK from the coding sequence ATGATTTATACGAACACAACAACAGTCAAAGACTTCATGATAATTGGATTTCCAGGACTTGACCCAGCATATTATGGACCTGCGTCTGCACTTCTTCTCTTCACCTACTTATTCATCCTTGTTgggaacatttttattttagtttttgttgggCTTGAGAGGCGTCTTTACAAGCCAACGTATCTGATCTTCTGTCACTTGGCAATGAATGATTTGTTATTTGGGACAGTGACCTTACCGAAAATGATATCCAGATATTGGTGGGATAGCAAGTTAATATCTTTTGGTGCCTGCTTCACTCAGATGTATTTTGTTCATTCCTTAGGAGCAATtcattctctcctcctgctgattATGGCCCTTGATcgttttattgcagtttttcttcCCTTTAAATATCCTGTTCTGATTACAAACAACAATATGTCTATTGCTTGTGGGTTGTCATGGATTGGGACATTTCTCAGGATGATGGCGATTGCATATCATGCTCTTACCTTGCCTTATTGTGATTCTAACATCATTGCACAGTGTTACTGTGACCACATTTCAATCACAAACCTGGCATGTGGTGAAGACGTGAAGTATGTTCAGGCTGTCGCCGTTGGTTTCGCAATGTTCAGCCTCTTGCTTCCactttcatttgtcattttttcctaCATTTTCATCTTTGCAGTAGTTATGAGAATGCGAAGCACGGAGGGACGATACAAAACCTTATCAACTTGCACACCGCAATTAGTCATTTCTTGCCTGTACTACCTGCCGAGATGTTTTGTTTATCTAGCTCATGCTATAGGATTTTCTTTCAGCCTGGACATCCGcattttattgatattattgTATAGTCTTCTTCCTTGTGCTGTCAATCCGATCATATATTGCTTCAAAACCAAGGACATCAAAGATATTTTGATGAAGAGACTGAAAAATGCTAAAGTTGGAATGATGCAAGCTTCAAAGTAA
- the LOC121609305 gene encoding olfactory receptor 10G4-like, with translation MPLQNASIRVTAFIIGGFDATKGPLVVGAVILIVYVLAILANIVNILFIILDKRLHKPMYLLICNLALVDILYTSSASPTMIGVLLAGVKTIAYVPCLLQMFAFHLGGVMEMFALAVMAFDRLVAISYPFQYHSYLTNVRTLGLTCALWIVACGFVAVLPATLLPLPHCYSKLRYTFCDYAAIMRTTCVDPRYYFNLITIILFFLLFFTFIFICLSYLGIILFVKLSSNNDKRKMGSTCLSHLIVVVCYYLPVFIRVVLTRLGVVLTLEARHGLMIGAILGPSLVNPFVYCLRTKEIKCKISNGFKKVETSH, from the coding sequence ATGCCTTTACAGAATGCTTCGATCAGAGTAACTGCATTTATTATTGGTGGTTTCGACGCGACCAAAGGGCCTCTGGTCGTCGGTGCGGTTATATTGATTGTCTATGTTCTTGCCATTCTAGCCAATATTGTAAATATCCTCTTCATTATTTTGGACAAGAGATTACACAAACCAATGTATCTTCTCATTTGCAACCTTGCTCTTGTTGATATTCTGTACACCTCCAGCGCCAGCCCCACAATGATTGGGGTTCTGCTCGCTGGCGTTAAGACGATAGCCTATGTGCCGTGCCTGCTTCAGATGTTTGCCTTCCATTTGGGCGGAGTGATGGAGATGTTTGCGTTGGCAGTTATGGCGTTCGATAGACTGGTTGCGATTAGCTACCCTTTTCAGTACCACAGCTACCTGACAAACGTGCGCACTCTCGGGCTCACGTGTGCCCTGTGGATTGTTGCCTGTGGTTTTGTGGCTGTCTTGCCTGCAACCCTGCTTCCCCTCCCTCACTGCTACTCAAAGCTGAGGTACACTTTCTGTGACTATGCTGCCATCATGAGAACTACCTGTGTTGACCCCAGATACTATTTCAACCTGATTACCATCATattgttctttcttttgtttttcaccttcATCTTTATTTGCCTGTCCTATCTCGGGATCATCCTTTTTGTGAAATTATCCTCGAataatgacaaaagaaaaatgggcaGCACCTGCTTGAGTCACCTGATCGTGGTTGTGTGTTACTACCTTCCGGTATTTATCCGCGTTGTGCTGACCAGGTTAGGTGTGGTATTAACTCTTGAGGCACGCCATGGCTTAATGATCGGCGCCATCCTCGGCCCGTCTCTCGTAAATCCTTTTGTGTACTGTCTCAGgacaaaagaaattaaatgtaaGATCTCTAACGGGTTCAAAAAAGTTGAGACGTCTCACTAG